A stretch of the Neodiprion lecontei isolate iyNeoLeco1 chromosome 4, iyNeoLeco1.1, whole genome shotgun sequence genome encodes the following:
- the LOC124294137 gene encoding toll-like receptor 2 isoform X1: protein MAKFILFTGIVVLLSITKTSKTLSCDVVGTPTGFRNKYNRHNTHAFSNEGFVQIKVPGKSYLLTGSRLLDDESYGRSDEQVTTSTAIIVQMNKTLENSEEYEEPLKYWREEIDSDDDLCSVSDLTVLSLESLQLFNLTSQTFGWLSNGSLTWLNMRYTDVGLVANDTLVPVQNTLRVLDMANASISVEDLSNLMQGLTISADSAERGSYLKILSFASLGLTTVPREALRPVQYSLKLLSLFGNDFSTFRNNSAQETEETEVDSTTESYTRENNEEDDSDYSLESERSYVYDLLANSNVSTGSPWADFPPMPFLVELDLRHCRINSIEEGSFTNLTNLKRLRISNNNIFTLSNHAFAGLMNLAVLDLTFNRRVPQPYQNMGMRLQRNAFTGLYSLTTLNLSHTPIHCGTSHLLNRLPSSLVSLDLHKTSLCSLDDGVFEKLNILQSLDLSGNFGLGSDLSTETFKGLDTLQELFMNRIGLENLEALQELSLLRFLHVERNNIDTFSGVLENFPLLEHLNIASNYIRSWSDGREFAENPKLQGVYLHSNVLSLMTDDMLEDFKSLTYLTLANNSFICNCQLKNFMESIRTGSHNSSQNFSILIDYQSSGRTHTCTDVSLKRYIRFEDTSDYCQEELAQLWLSALQHVLYILILVFSCSFGVGGLIYWKWWYIKYVAVQIKNATLLSMINAENCEDRIYIYDIFVSYSDENRNWVIEELIPNIEGPEANLSICFHERDFHVGVSILENIIMGMDQSRTILLIISGFFIKSQWCQFEMHLAQHRLLETCREELVLVLLEEIPRRHRPKILHYLMMVKTYIVWPKDSRDGNVRKLFWKRLRRAITANKSVQSSIA from the exons ATGGCAAAGTTCATTCTTTTTACTGGAATTGTGGTTTTACTGTCCATTACGAAAACGAGTAAGACACTGAGCTGCGATGTCGTCGGAACGCCGACAGGATtcagaaataaatataaccgTCACAACACTCATGCATTTAGCAACGAGGGATTTGTTCAGATAAAAG TTCCAGGAAAATCTTATCTTTTAACGGGCAGTCGATTGCTGGATGACGAATCTTACGGCAGATCAGATGAACAGGTGACGACATCAACGGCAATTATAGTCCAGATGAACAAGACTTTGGAAAATTCTGAGGAATATGAGGAGCCCCTTAAATACTGGAGAGAAGAAATAGATTCCGACGACGATCTCTGTTCGGTATCAGACTTGACGGTATTGAGCCTGGAGTCACTGCAGTTGTTCAATTTGACCTCGCAAACTTTTGGATGGTTGTCAAATGGTAGTCTGACATGGTTGAATATGCGGTATACGGATGTAGGATTGGTAGCCAATG ATACCTTGGTACCGGTGCAAAATACTCTGAGGGTCTTGGACATGGCTAATGCCTCCATATCGGTCGAAGATCTCTCGAACTTGATGCAGGGTCTGACGATCAGTGCGGATAGCGCCGAAAGGGGTTCTTATTTGAAAATCCTGAGTTTCGCCAGTCTCGGTCTGACCACTGTTCCTCGAGAAGCCCTAAGGCCTGTCCAATATTCCCTAAAGTTGTTGTCTCTTTTCGGCAATGACTTCAGCACGTTTCGTAATAATTCGGCACAAGAAACGGAGGAAACGGAGGTAGATAGCACAACCGAATCGTATACACGGGAAAATAACGAGGAGGATGACTCCGACTATTCATTGGAATCCGAAAGAAGTTACGTCTACGATCTACTTGCAAATTCCAATGTATCCACTG GATCACCTTGGGCCGACTTTCCGCCAATGCCATTTTTGGTCGAATTGGACCTACGGCATTGCCGTATAAATTCAATTGAAGAAGGCTCGTTCACGaatttgacaaatttgaaACGGCTTCGTATttccaataataatatttttaccttgTCGAATCATGCGTTCGCGGGGCTGATGAATTTGGCAGTTTTAGACCTGACATTTAACAGACGTGTTCCGCAACCGTACCAGAATATGGGAATGCGACTGCAACGCAATGCCTTCACCGGCCTTTATTCCTTAACAACGTTGAACTTGAGTCACACCCCGATTCATTGTGGAACGTCTCATTTGTTGAACAGATTGCCATCTTCGTTGGTCAGTTTGGATCTTCATAAAACCAGTCTGTGCAGCTTGGATGATGgagtttttgaaaagttaaatattttgcaaagtTTAGACCTATCGGGTAATTTCGGACTTGGTTCTGACTTAAGCACAGAAACGTTCAAGGGGCTAGATACACTTCAAGAGCTCTTCATGAATAGAATAGGCCTTGAAAACCTTGAAGCATTGCAAGAACTCTCTTTACTAAGGTTTCTGCATGTGGAACGCAACAATATAGATACCTTTTCAGGTGTGTTGGAAAATTTCCCGCTCTTAGAGCATTTAAATATTGCTTCGAACTACATAAGGTCTTGGAGTGACGGGAGGGAATTCGCGGAGAACCCAAAATTGCAGGGTGTTTACTTGCATTCCAATGTCCTCAGCTTGATGACGGATGACATGCTAGAAGACTTTAAATCATTGACCTACTTAACGTTGGCAAATAATAGTTTCATTTGCAATTGCCAGCTGAAAAACTTTATGGAATCCATCAGGACTGGCAGTCATAATTCCAGCCAG aatttttcaatactgaTAGATTATCAGTCAAGCGGTAGAACGCATACTTGTACAGATGTATCGTTGAAACGATACATCAGGTTTGAGGATACAAGTGATTACTGCCAGGAAGAATTGGCGCAACTCTGGCTGAGCGCACTGCAGCATGTTCTCTACATTTTGATACTGGTCTTTAGTTGCTCTTTTGGCGTCGGAGGGTTAATATACTGGAAATG GTGGTACATCAAATACGTTGCAGTTCAGATAAAAAACGCGACGCTGCTGAGTATGATCAATGCGGAGAACTGCGAGGACAGAATTTACATCTACGATATATTCGTCAGCTACTCGGACGAGAACAGAAATTGGGTTATCGAGGAATTAATTCCAAACATCGAAGGTCCGGAGGCGAATTTGAGCATTTGTTTTCACGAAAGGGACTTTCAC GTGGGCGTGAGcattttggaaaatataatCATGGGGATGGATCAGAGCAGAACAATCCTTCTGATAATCAGCGGATTTTTCATAAAGTCACAGTGGTGCCAGTTTGAAATGCACTTGGCGCAACACCGGCTATTAGAGACTTGTCGGGAGGAACTAGTCCTGGTTCTCCTTGAAGAAATTCCGAGAAGGCATCGACCAAAGATCTTACATTATCTAATGATGGTAAAGACGTACATCGTTTGGCCCAAGGACAGCAGAGATGGAAACGTGAGGAAGTTATTTTGGAAGCGTTTAAGAAGGGCAATAACTGCCAATAAGTCGGTGCAAAGTTCAATCGCGTAG
- the LOC124294137 gene encoding toll-like receptor 13 isoform X7, whose protein sequence is MANASISVEDLSNLMQGLTISADSAERGSYLKILSFASLGLTTVPREALRPVQYSLKLLSLFGNDFSTFRNNSAQETEETEVDSTTESYTRENNEEDDSDYSLESERSYVYDLLANSNVSTGSPWADFPPMPFLVELDLRHCRINSIEEGSFTNLTNLKRLRISNNNIFTLSNHAFAGLMNLAVLDLTFNRRVPQPYQNMGMRLQRNAFTGLYSLTTLNLSHTPIHCGTSHLLNRLPSSLVSLDLHKTSLCSLDDGVFEKLNILQSLDLSGNFGLGSDLSTETFKGLDTLQELFMNRIGLENLEALQELSLLRFLHVERNNIDTFSGVLENFPLLEHLNIASNYIRSWSDGREFAENPKLQGVYLHSNVLSLMTDDMLEDFKSLTYLTLANNSFICNCQLKNFMESIRTGSHNSSQNFSILIDYQSSGRTHTCTDVSLKRYIRFEDTSDYCQEELAQLWLSALQHVLYILILVFSCSFGVGGLIYWKWWYIKYVAVQIKNATLLSMINAENCEDRIYIYDIFVSYSDENRNWVIEELIPNIEGPEANLSICFHERDFHVGVSILENIIMGMDQSRTILLIISGFFIKSQWCQFEMHLAQHRLLETCREELVLVLLEEIPRRHRPKILHYLMMVKTYIVWPKDSRDGNVRKLFWKRLRRAITANKSVQSSIA, encoded by the exons ATGGCTAATGCCTCCATATCGGTCGAAGATCTCTCGAACTTGATGCAGGGTCTGACGATCAGTGCGGATAGCGCCGAAAGGGGTTCTTATTTGAAAATCCTGAGTTTCGCCAGTCTCGGTCTGACCACTGTTCCTCGAGAAGCCCTAAGGCCTGTCCAATATTCCCTAAAGTTGTTGTCTCTTTTCGGCAATGACTTCAGCACGTTTCGTAATAATTCGGCACAAGAAACGGAGGAAACGGAGGTAGATAGCACAACCGAATCGTATACACGGGAAAATAACGAGGAGGATGACTCCGACTATTCATTGGAATCCGAAAGAAGTTACGTCTACGATCTACTTGCAAATTCCAATGTATCCACTG GATCACCTTGGGCCGACTTTCCGCCAATGCCATTTTTGGTCGAATTGGACCTACGGCATTGCCGTATAAATTCAATTGAAGAAGGCTCGTTCACGaatttgacaaatttgaaACGGCTTCGTATttccaataataatatttttaccttgTCGAATCATGCGTTCGCGGGGCTGATGAATTTGGCAGTTTTAGACCTGACATTTAACAGACGTGTTCCGCAACCGTACCAGAATATGGGAATGCGACTGCAACGCAATGCCTTCACCGGCCTTTATTCCTTAACAACGTTGAACTTGAGTCACACCCCGATTCATTGTGGAACGTCTCATTTGTTGAACAGATTGCCATCTTCGTTGGTCAGTTTGGATCTTCATAAAACCAGTCTGTGCAGCTTGGATGATGgagtttttgaaaagttaaatattttgcaaagtTTAGACCTATCGGGTAATTTCGGACTTGGTTCTGACTTAAGCACAGAAACGTTCAAGGGGCTAGATACACTTCAAGAGCTCTTCATGAATAGAATAGGCCTTGAAAACCTTGAAGCATTGCAAGAACTCTCTTTACTAAGGTTTCTGCATGTGGAACGCAACAATATAGATACCTTTTCAGGTGTGTTGGAAAATTTCCCGCTCTTAGAGCATTTAAATATTGCTTCGAACTACATAAGGTCTTGGAGTGACGGGAGGGAATTCGCGGAGAACCCAAAATTGCAGGGTGTTTACTTGCATTCCAATGTCCTCAGCTTGATGACGGATGACATGCTAGAAGACTTTAAATCATTGACCTACTTAACGTTGGCAAATAATAGTTTCATTTGCAATTGCCAGCTGAAAAACTTTATGGAATCCATCAGGACTGGCAGTCATAATTCCAGCCAG aatttttcaatactgaTAGATTATCAGTCAAGCGGTAGAACGCATACTTGTACAGATGTATCGTTGAAACGATACATCAGGTTTGAGGATACAAGTGATTACTGCCAGGAAGAATTGGCGCAACTCTGGCTGAGCGCACTGCAGCATGTTCTCTACATTTTGATACTGGTCTTTAGTTGCTCTTTTGGCGTCGGAGGGTTAATATACTGGAAATG GTGGTACATCAAATACGTTGCAGTTCAGATAAAAAACGCGACGCTGCTGAGTATGATCAATGCGGAGAACTGCGAGGACAGAATTTACATCTACGATATATTCGTCAGCTACTCGGACGAGAACAGAAATTGGGTTATCGAGGAATTAATTCCAAACATCGAAGGTCCGGAGGCGAATTTGAGCATTTGTTTTCACGAAAGGGACTTTCAC GTGGGCGTGAGcattttggaaaatataatCATGGGGATGGATCAGAGCAGAACAATCCTTCTGATAATCAGCGGATTTTTCATAAAGTCACAGTGGTGCCAGTTTGAAATGCACTTGGCGCAACACCGGCTATTAGAGACTTGTCGGGAGGAACTAGTCCTGGTTCTCCTTGAAGAAATTCCGAGAAGGCATCGACCAAAGATCTTACATTATCTAATGATGGTAAAGACGTACATCGTTTGGCCCAAGGACAGCAGAGATGGAAACGTGAGGAAGTTATTTTGGAAGCGTTTAAGAAGGGCAATAACTGCCAATAAGTCGGTGCAAAGTTCAATCGCGTAG
- the LOC124294137 gene encoding toll-like receptor 13 isoform X2, with amino-acid sequence MAKFILFTGIVVLLSITKTSKTLSCDVVGTPTGFRNKYNRHNTHAFSNEGFVQIKVPGKSYLLTGSRLLDDESYGRSDEQVTTSTAIIVQMNKTLENSEEYEEPLKYWREEIDSDDDLCSVSDLTVLSLESLQLFNLTSQTFGWLSNGSLTWLNMRYTDVGLVANDTLVPVQNTLRVLDMANASISVEDLSNLMQGLTISADSAERGSYLKILSFASLGLTTVPREALRPVQYSLKLLSLFGNDFSTFRNNSAQETEETEVDSTTESYTRENNEEDDSDYSLESERSYVYDLLANSNVSTGSPWADFPPMPFLVELDLRHCRINSIEEGSFTNLTNLKRLRISNNNIFTLSNHAFAGLMNLAVLDLTFNRRVPQPYQNMGMRLQRNAFTGLYSLTTLNLSHTPIHCGTSHLLNRLPSSLVSLDLHKTSLCSLDDGVFEKLNILQSLDLSGVLENFPLLEHLNIASNYIRSWSDGREFAENPKLQGVYLHSNVLSLMTDDMLEDFKSLTYLTLANNSFICNCQLKNFMESIRTGSHNSSQNFSILIDYQSSGRTHTCTDVSLKRYIRFEDTSDYCQEELAQLWLSALQHVLYILILVFSCSFGVGGLIYWKWWYIKYVAVQIKNATLLSMINAENCEDRIYIYDIFVSYSDENRNWVIEELIPNIEGPEANLSICFHERDFHVGVSILENIIMGMDQSRTILLIISGFFIKSQWCQFEMHLAQHRLLETCREELVLVLLEEIPRRHRPKILHYLMMVKTYIVWPKDSRDGNVRKLFWKRLRRAITANKSVQSSIA; translated from the exons ATGGCAAAGTTCATTCTTTTTACTGGAATTGTGGTTTTACTGTCCATTACGAAAACGAGTAAGACACTGAGCTGCGATGTCGTCGGAACGCCGACAGGATtcagaaataaatataaccgTCACAACACTCATGCATTTAGCAACGAGGGATTTGTTCAGATAAAAG TTCCAGGAAAATCTTATCTTTTAACGGGCAGTCGATTGCTGGATGACGAATCTTACGGCAGATCAGATGAACAGGTGACGACATCAACGGCAATTATAGTCCAGATGAACAAGACTTTGGAAAATTCTGAGGAATATGAGGAGCCCCTTAAATACTGGAGAGAAGAAATAGATTCCGACGACGATCTCTGTTCGGTATCAGACTTGACGGTATTGAGCCTGGAGTCACTGCAGTTGTTCAATTTGACCTCGCAAACTTTTGGATGGTTGTCAAATGGTAGTCTGACATGGTTGAATATGCGGTATACGGATGTAGGATTGGTAGCCAATG ATACCTTGGTACCGGTGCAAAATACTCTGAGGGTCTTGGACATGGCTAATGCCTCCATATCGGTCGAAGATCTCTCGAACTTGATGCAGGGTCTGACGATCAGTGCGGATAGCGCCGAAAGGGGTTCTTATTTGAAAATCCTGAGTTTCGCCAGTCTCGGTCTGACCACTGTTCCTCGAGAAGCCCTAAGGCCTGTCCAATATTCCCTAAAGTTGTTGTCTCTTTTCGGCAATGACTTCAGCACGTTTCGTAATAATTCGGCACAAGAAACGGAGGAAACGGAGGTAGATAGCACAACCGAATCGTATACACGGGAAAATAACGAGGAGGATGACTCCGACTATTCATTGGAATCCGAAAGAAGTTACGTCTACGATCTACTTGCAAATTCCAATGTATCCACTG GATCACCTTGGGCCGACTTTCCGCCAATGCCATTTTTGGTCGAATTGGACCTACGGCATTGCCGTATAAATTCAATTGAAGAAGGCTCGTTCACGaatttgacaaatttgaaACGGCTTCGTATttccaataataatatttttaccttgTCGAATCATGCGTTCGCGGGGCTGATGAATTTGGCAGTTTTAGACCTGACATTTAACAGACGTGTTCCGCAACCGTACCAGAATATGGGAATGCGACTGCAACGCAATGCCTTCACCGGCCTTTATTCCTTAACAACGTTGAACTTGAGTCACACCCCGATTCATTGTGGAACGTCTCATTTGTTGAACAGATTGCCATCTTCGTTGGTCAGTTTGGATCTTCATAAAACCAGTCTGTGCAGCTTGGATGATGgagtttttgaaaagttaaatattttgcaaagtTTAGACCTATCGG GTGTGTTGGAAAATTTCCCGCTCTTAGAGCATTTAAATATTGCTTCGAACTACATAAGGTCTTGGAGTGACGGGAGGGAATTCGCGGAGAACCCAAAATTGCAGGGTGTTTACTTGCATTCCAATGTCCTCAGCTTGATGACGGATGACATGCTAGAAGACTTTAAATCATTGACCTACTTAACGTTGGCAAATAATAGTTTCATTTGCAATTGCCAGCTGAAAAACTTTATGGAATCCATCAGGACTGGCAGTCATAATTCCAGCCAG aatttttcaatactgaTAGATTATCAGTCAAGCGGTAGAACGCATACTTGTACAGATGTATCGTTGAAACGATACATCAGGTTTGAGGATACAAGTGATTACTGCCAGGAAGAATTGGCGCAACTCTGGCTGAGCGCACTGCAGCATGTTCTCTACATTTTGATACTGGTCTTTAGTTGCTCTTTTGGCGTCGGAGGGTTAATATACTGGAAATG GTGGTACATCAAATACGTTGCAGTTCAGATAAAAAACGCGACGCTGCTGAGTATGATCAATGCGGAGAACTGCGAGGACAGAATTTACATCTACGATATATTCGTCAGCTACTCGGACGAGAACAGAAATTGGGTTATCGAGGAATTAATTCCAAACATCGAAGGTCCGGAGGCGAATTTGAGCATTTGTTTTCACGAAAGGGACTTTCAC GTGGGCGTGAGcattttggaaaatataatCATGGGGATGGATCAGAGCAGAACAATCCTTCTGATAATCAGCGGATTTTTCATAAAGTCACAGTGGTGCCAGTTTGAAATGCACTTGGCGCAACACCGGCTATTAGAGACTTGTCGGGAGGAACTAGTCCTGGTTCTCCTTGAAGAAATTCCGAGAAGGCATCGACCAAAGATCTTACATTATCTAATGATGGTAAAGACGTACATCGTTTGGCCCAAGGACAGCAGAGATGGAAACGTGAGGAAGTTATTTTGGAAGCGTTTAAGAAGGGCAATAACTGCCAATAAGTCGGTGCAAAGTTCAATCGCGTAG